The genomic interval CTTCTCTTAAAATATGAATGGCTTCTGCCTCCAATTGATCCAGGTAATCTAAAGTATATTGTTTCATAAGTGTTTTTTTATAGCAGCTGTAAGTTAAGTACTGCTTATTGCGTTGTTAAATGTTTCAAAGTTTAGCCAGGAGCAATGAGCCCCAGTGGCAAGCATTAAATAAATAAAAATGAGCCCTATTTATGGGCTAAGGCAAGTACAGGCAAATTGCCTGTATTTGCGCCATCACTTAGTTTAAAAACTGAACCCTGTCTATGGGTCAAATACTACGACAAAATTTTTTTTAGTCGGGAGTCAGGAGTCAGGAGCCTCAAGCTACAAGTTTAGCGTAGCCACTGTTGACTAAAGAACTTCCATCTACCAATTTTATCAACAGTTAAAAATCAAGGCTTTATAAAATTGGCAAGTTGCTTGTAAAGCAGCCTCAAGCTAAAGGCTAAAAGCTTGAGGCTGTAGAGGCTCCCGACTGTGGACTCCCAACTATTTATGCAATCCACATTCTTTCTTAGTAGGGTTTTCCCACCACCAGCGTCCGGCGCGAAGCGCTTCGCCCACCTTTACGGCACGGGTACAAGGCTCGCAGCCAATGCTGGGGTAACCATGGTCATACAGTTTGTTATAGGGTACGTTGTTGTCTAAAATATATTTTTCGGTTTGGTCGAGCGACCAGGCAAATAGCGGGTGAGCCTTTACAATGCCCCGTCCTTCGTCCCATTCTAACACATCCATATTGCTTTGGCGGTTGTTCGATTGTCCACCTCTAATGCCTGTAATCCAGCACTCAACCCCCTGAAGGGCACGGTTCAAAGGCACTACCTTACGGATAAAGCAACATTCTTTGCGGTTTTCTACCGAATCATAAAAACTATAATTTCCTTTATTGCTTACCAGGGTCTGTAGCTCTTGGCTCTCTGGAAAAAACACCTCAATCTTTTGATTGTACTGTTTGTTGGTTTCTTCCAATACCTGGTGTGTTTCTTTAAACAACCTGCCTGTGTCAAGGGTAAATACCCTAATGGGAATCTGATAACTAAAAATCATATCAGTAATTACCTGATCTTCAAGACTAAAGCTAGTCGAGAAAGCAATCTTTCCGGCAAACTCTTTAGCCAGGTTTCTGAGCGTCTTTACCGGATTTTGCGCATCGGCAAGCGTGTTGATATTGGCTAATTCTTTCATATTTTTATTGTTAGTTGGTAGTCCAGTCAGGTTCTAGCTGCTAGGTTAATCTACTGTGAACTATCCATTGTTAGTTAAATGCTTTATTAGTTAGTGGTCGGTAGTTGGTAGCGCTCATATTTGCAACTTCTCCCAACCATTGACTCTCGATTATATTAAAAGACTAAATAATATACCCCCGCCAAGGCCATTGTCAGGCTACTAATACCCAGTGCTACTGGCAACCAGTATACGGGTTTCAGTCCTGTTTCTATGACTGCTTCCCGGTGGTTTTTAGGGTTGTAATACACTGGCACAAAGTTTTCACTTTGTAGTTGTTGGGCAGCTTGAGCCTGTTTTTTCCAGTTTTCGTATAAATTTACCTTTCGGCAATGATAGATTTGTCCATCTACCCGGTAGGCAACCTTTAAAGGAGCTACTGCACTAAAGTCTACCTCATCGGCAGTACTCTCTATACTCGCGGTAAGCACTCCATTG from Microscilla marina ATCC 23134 carries:
- a CDS encoding DUF3592 domain-containing protein, with protein sequence MNELLIIFLVGVVPCLIVGIWQTSVGYLVISRALQSKSWQKTNGVLTASIESTADEVDFSAVAPLKVAYRVDGQIYHCRKVNLYENWKKQAQAAQQLQSENFVPVYYNPKNHREAVIETGLKPVYWLPVALGISSLTMALAGVYYLVF
- a CDS encoding phosphoadenylyl-sulfate reductase, producing the protein MKELANINTLADAQNPVKTLRNLAKEFAGKIAFSTSFSLEDQVITDMIFSYQIPIRVFTLDTGRLFKETHQVLEETNKQYNQKIEVFFPESQELQTLVSNKGNYSFYDSVENRKECCFIRKVVPLNRALQGVECWITGIRGGQSNNRQSNMDVLEWDEGRGIVKAHPLFAWSLDQTEKYILDNNVPYNKLYDHGYPSIGCEPCTRAVKVGEALRAGRWWWENPTKKECGLHK